In one Cellulomonas sp. JZ18 genomic region, the following are encoded:
- a CDS encoding PPOX class F420-dependent oxidoreductase, with protein MPRSIATATTVDLPGLLDFVRPRHHMLLVTTRADGRPQVSPVSGGVDEQGRIVVSTYPGRAKTRNAERDPRVSVCVLSDDWNGAWVQVDGTAEVLHMPEAEDALVDYYRCIAGEHPDWDEYRAAMRLQGKSLIRVTPERWSPVATGGFPADVAARLDAGA; from the coding sequence ATGCCCCGTTCGATCGCCACGGCCACGACCGTCGACCTGCCCGGCCTGCTGGACTTCGTGCGCCCGCGCCACCACATGCTGCTCGTCACCACCCGCGCCGACGGGCGCCCGCAGGTCTCCCCCGTGAGCGGCGGCGTCGACGAGCAGGGGCGCATCGTGGTCTCCACGTACCCGGGCCGCGCCAAGACCCGCAACGCCGAGCGCGACCCCCGCGTCTCGGTGTGCGTGCTGTCGGACGACTGGAACGGCGCCTGGGTGCAGGTGGACGGCACCGCCGAGGTCCTGCACATGCCCGAGGCCGAGGACGCGCTGGTCGACTACTACCGCTGCATCGCCGGCGAGCACCCCGACTGGGACGAGTACCGCGCGGCGATGCGCCTGCAGGGCAAGAGCCTGATCCGCGTCACGCCCGAGCGCTGGAGCCCGGTCGCGACGGGCGGCTTCCCCGCGGACGTCGCGGCCCGCCTGGACGCCGGCGCCTGA